The sequence ataaccataaataataataaaatattgataattatagcaataacaattagtattataagaataacgatgaaaataataataataataataataacaataataataacaataataataataataataacaataataatgataataataatgataataatcataataattataataataataatgataccaataataatggtaataatggaagAAGAATGTTGATCAAAATAAGGATAAGAAATAGTgataggataataatagtaataaagataataataataatataataataataacgataacaatattaatcataataataataataacaattattattattattattatcattatttttattattaatattattatacaaataaacaatgataagataagaattatggtaatgataatggcattaatgataatattaatagtaaagataataacaataataataataataataataataatgataataataataataataataataataattataacaacaacaattataatattaatgataataataatattgataataataacaataataataataatgataataataataataatgacaataatgattacagtaatgatgataataataatgagagtaataattatgacgataataataataagaaaaaaataatgataataataatgaaattatattgataataataataataataataataataataataataataataataatgatagaaaaaaaatatgatgatgataataacaataaaaaaaaaaaaaaaataatgataatattagtactactactactactactactaataataataacagtaatgataataataataataataataataataataataataataacaataataataataataataataataataacaataataataataacaataataataataataataataataataataataataacgataaagaaaacggcaataataataataataacagcaatagtaataatgataataataattatggaaaaatagcaataattatgataaagaaataataataatgataaaaatgataatgtatataatgataataatgatgataataataataagaataattgtaataaaaataataacatcatcaacaacaacaacaacaataacaagaacaatagtagtagtaataataataataatgataatgataataataataataataatataaataataataataataataatgataataatgataataaacaattatgGTAACCATAACAagtgtaagaataaaaaaatattaatattataaaaaaaggtaatgataataaaaatattgtcaatagcaacaagaataataatattcataacaataaatataattataaataataataataataataataataataataataataaaaataataataataatgataataataataataataataataataataataataataataacaataaaggataAGACATAATAAGGAGGACAAGGAAAAAATAgctatgattatggtaatagtaatagtactaataactgTAACAGAATAATGATGGttttaacaattattttgataacaatattaataaggataaagaaataatattaaaaatgataaaaacatgatggtgatattgatgataagagGTGGTCTCGGATGCTGCATCTCGTGCCGCCGGAGGACTGCCCGTCGCTTATCTCGTTTCGttttattttgctagattttctcggttttatatgcttttattgttttactacagtttccccctttccatttgggtttctatgattattttattcataaattaacAACGAGATATTCTAATGAACTTTAATTAGCTCTATTCATTATCTTAAACATTCCGTAAACTTCAAAGGTAtcaattttacttactttttattttgagtttttgaTGAGACATTTTACGCTTTGTTTATCTTTCCTATTACGGACGTTGCATTCTTTTTctactgtttttatttctatGCTTTTCATTTAGCTTTCGgccatttttattttgtgatttaaaatttatttatgcaaaataaatatttataaaaaaaataacggcaTCAAGGCaatgtttcaaaaataaaaagagatggtCAAGCCAGTCAGCGAGTGTGATGAATAACAGACAGTGTCGCCATTTTGAAGCGAACaacgagaagagatgaagaaagtaCTGATGTACCTGACGAGTTAGACATGATCTTAAGAAAAAACTGACTGAAtagttttacccttttttgatAATGGACTTGGCTGGTGTTCTCTCGTTTTTGCCTGTAACTTTTAATCTTTCATAGTAAGAAGTCTGAGTGAtcagttatttttcttcttttagtttcTTCAGACCCGGGTTTTATGCTGCCGTATTCAACTTTTCGGTTTAGGGATTTTTTTAGGCTTTCAGTCCTGAcgctggtttgtttttgttttggtcgcGAGGCCTGCAACACACTCTCCACTTTGGAAGCTCTCTTCTTTAGTTTTTCGTATGCGTTTAGCTATTTTACTGGCTTCAGcacattttcttttacattttttgtttttaagatttttcaTTGGTTAATGGTTGGCAGAACATCAGAAGGAGATTATCACGCAGGAACAAACGCATGGAAAtaattaaaatccccccccccccccccgttaccgGGGTTAACCAGGTCCTTTGCGCTTCACTCACCAGCAccaagagagagtaagagatcacactacaataataataataatgccaatgcgGATGATAAAATAggaacaatgataacagtaaaaattgtaaacataataatattgaaaatatttttattatttttttttcaagtgccctgtcctacaataataatgataataatgagaaccatatcttgatgataatggtgataataatgataatgataataataatgataataataataatgatagtaaaataacaatgataataatactgatattaatgattatgataataataatgataataatagcaataataataataacaataataataatagcaatagtagtagtagtggtagtaggactaataataaaaataataatattgataataataatgatggtaatggtgataatgataacaataataacgataccaataacaataacaacagaacaaaacaacaacatcaacaaccataataataataataataataataataataataatgataatgataatatcaacaataattataacaaattaaaattataatgattaacaattaaaataataatgattagaataaaaacaattactaataataaataataatataattatatgatgataatacaataataataatattatatatgataataaataataatgataatcaacattaataatatgaataatagtaataaataataataatatgactagtatatggtaataataatcaaataattgataataaataatagttataataatatacaataataataatgataataaatgttaaaataataaataataatcatgtgaTACACCccctaatacatataataatttgctatactatatatagatactaatgctaataatacatgctaataattaataataataaaataataataatgatagtaagaataatagatatatacaatacatactaataataatcgcatcaactaactaataataataatgataactaatatatactaataataactaataatactaataataataataaaataataatatataatataaaaataataataataataataataataataataatgataataatgataatcatagtaataataataaaaaataataataataaaataataataataataataataataataacaataaataacaacaatggtaaataaataaaaactacaatgattataatagtaataataataatgatgataatactaataataatgatgatgataccagtagtaggggctgggggagggaaggaggggataaaaGAGTAAAGGAGGTATGGGGGCGAAgcaggaagtgggagagggagacaggataataatgataaaaatgataatgatgatgataatgacaatacccGTATCaatcacagcaacaacaacaataataatagcaacagtactAATGCCtatgatgatagtagcaataatattgattataataatgatagtagtagtaataacaactataatgatatattcatgataaaaatgataatgatactaacaataataatggttataattataataataatgatcatattaatgataataatagtgataataataatgataaaagagtattgataacgataacagtaataacattagtaaaaaaaaatatggtaatggtaatgataatgatagtgatgatgatgatggtgatgatggtgatgatggtgatgatgatgatgatggtgatgatgatgatgatgatgatgataataataataataataataatgatgatgatgataataataataataataatgataacaacaacaacaataataataataataataataataataataataataataataataataataatgataataatgataacaataacaataataatgataatgattacgaggatagtaatgatgataaaagtaagaataatgataatgttaacagttatgaaaatgatgatattgaagtgataataataatgatagtaatcacaataatgagagaaatagcgataatgatagtaatcataatgatgatgatagtaatgataataataacaatgatgatgatgatatgatgatgatgatgatgatgatgatgattgatgatgatatataataataataataataataataatatataataatataatataataataataataatatataataataataataataataataatataataaataataataatagcaatgaaaataataataataaataataataaataatatattatataataataataataaataataataataataatataataatacataatatacaataatacaacaaaataagtaataatagataattaataaatgataatacgcAACAATATGaggttgataatgacaatataataatatataatgatataataataaaaaaaaaataaacataaataatatatattattattataatataatagatcataataataataataataataataataatataataataataataatatataataataataatataataataataataataataataataataataatgataatgtttttaatattaataatgataataatgatagtaatgataacaacaacaacaaaacaacaacaacaacaacaacaacaacaacaacaataataataataataataataatagtaatactaatacaaataataataataataatgataataataatgataatgattaaaatgataataacaataatgataataatgacgatgataataataataataataataataataataataataataataataatgataatattaatgattataaatataattataattatcattttcattatcattatttgcataagtatcattatcattatgattattgttagagatagatagatagatagatagatagatagatagagagagagagagaggtgagggggatggCTCAGGTAACATTCAGCTATACAGTTTGGGTTTCCCAGTGAGGAACCTCCGGATATTTTAGACGCCTGGAGTACGCGGTGAGTCCGACCCTCTCGTTGCAGCGTTGAGTTAATCATGAATAAACCGTTTGTTCCGTATTGTTGTGTGTCATTACGCGATGCTCCTTCcactatcattttattgcaattcttattttttaatggtaTAGTATTTTGTATGGCATTAAcgtcataaataaaaaatggtgtgAAGATACTCGTTATAGTATTACACGAACATATATTACTAGTGTCTTATGTGATGTGATAAATTACAAAGGAGGGCTTTAAAGATCACTCACAAACAGAAATGAATTGTATCCAGTGCTCCATTTTAGAAGCCGGGATGACTGCCGATTGACTAAGATACAAAATATTCTCATTGGACAATTGGCCAAAACACAAGACGTACAGGCGGTTCGCGCTTTTGGCGAAGCTTGCTAGAGCCTGTTCTGTACTTACACTAAATAAGCAGAAACAGGTCACACACGTGCCAGGTCACATACGCGTTCGACCACCACGAATGTGACCCATAACACGATCATACGTCCGTGTCTTTGACAATTATCATGACAAGCAATATCCAAAAACTGGCATCTGCAAAGCACTAAACATTGCACCTAGGCACTGCAGTATGGCAGGAAGGGATGGTGCAAAACTACATGAAAAGACTGATAGTTTTGTCGTAGGGACACACCTAATCAAAATGCGCATCAGCTTCTTTAGAGAGCATGActtagatgaagagagagggaaagaataaggagaaaactGCAGATGGAGAGCAAGGAGAGTATAAATGCTGTAGAAAAAACATCGAAAGATGCGAAATCAATACAATACTTGTGGATTTGTTTGTGAAATTTTTACTATTGGCGACAGAGCAATTTATATGTAAAGAAACAAGCATCCACATGTTCTccttcatgaaaaaagaaaaatgtaaagaaactaTTCAGTTATATGAATTGCCTCTCTCAACGAGATCACTTGCCAAGGAGGTAATCGTGTATTCTAACCTTAGAAATCTCCAGTTTGGCACTTTAAAGGCTTATATAAGATGTCACTTGTCAGAATTCAAATATATCTGATGGCTTTTATATAGAAGCAATATTAGATACATCAGTAGAATTATCGGAAATAATTCTCATTcattagaaataagaaaataagtattAAGTCTGATAAAAACCCTAGCTATTTGAAATATATCATATTGTTCTTATCAGttcgattttcattttcatttaagaaCACTTCTATGAAAATGCCATTTTccctaaatatacacaaatatggatACTGTTATTAGTTTCTGATTACCCATTTAATTACCACGTACCATTTGATCTACTAGAAGATTTTCCTGTATTCCAAACATACATCAAATCAACCATCTCTCACATATCTTCGATTTGAATTTCAGCGCTTCAAAAACACCTAGTTTCCCCAAAAATCAAGTATATTACACGGGGACAAATTTCAAAAACAGTATTATTGCTCATGAGGCGGGTTTCACGGCGTGTACGTCGAAATATTCCAATACTCTGGGATAAAAAGTGTCCGTCAGTCGAATGCCAAAGGTTGACCTTGGTATGTGAAGTATGGTGGCCATCCTTGACGCTCATGGTCACATACATATTGTAGTGTGTGCTTTCTTACGAAAGGAATATTAAAATAGCTATCGTTCTTGGGCCAGGGCCCGGTGAAGGTAAGAATAACGAGTATTCTTTAGCACCTGTAACTTGATATATGATACAGACTCGTATAGCAAACACTACGATTTTCAATACTACAAACTCAAGGTATTTTACAGTTCGTGTCTTCAGTGCAAAAAAGCTGCACATGCAACTGTGTCTCTGGGAAGCGGCCAGACGCGATGCCACGGACCACTCCAAGGTCACACCGCCAcaaactttttcttattatttttaaaatgtctttaTATTATCAAAAGGCTTTGACTTCAATGCTATTCAGATATATTACTACTTACATCTACTTATAAACCACAATTTATAAGGACCTTTATCAAAATACGtattacatacacgtacatacatacgtacacaacacacacacacacatgtatatatgtgcatgtatgtgtgtatgtctatacatatacatataaatacatacatacgtcacacacacatacacacacgcgcgcgtgcacatacacccacacacacacatgtgtatttttttttaacggtaggttcatgtttgagccgctgtggtcacagcatgatacttcattgtagttttcatgttgtgatgctcttggagtgagtacgtggtagggtccccagttcatatatatatatatatatatatatatatatatatatatatatatatatatatatatatatatatatatatatatatatatactgtgcttCATAGAGTTTATTGTACATTTATAGACAattgtattatctatattaatgtatactGGTATTTTAGCAAATTAATGCTTTGCTCCTGATGTCCAACACTCTTgaaattctctccttctcttaggAATCTTACctatatgcatatgaaatataaataaaggatATCTTTTCTTACCTCATCATCGGAGATCTTTCTGTCGCCGACGTCATGATTAGTGTCTGTGCTCGGTTTACACTGCCTTATCCTTGTCACATTCACTTTGTTGTCATCACTTGAATCACTgtcactttccccctttccatagGTCGGCGATTTTCGGTCTTTTCCATAATACTTTGAAGGGGACGGTGATTTCTTTATATCGGCACTTCGATTTTTATTCGTAAGATCACTTAGTTCTGACGAGTGTTCCCGCGAGCCTGGCGTAGGCGAGGAGCCGCCAGTAAGCTCATGGTCGTCCTTGTGCAAGGAGACGTATCTCTGCCTCCTAATGCGCTTCCTCCTTTGAAGGATTTCCTCGAAGTGCTTCTCGGCGTCACTCGCTGCTACTGGCTGAGAATCCTGACTCTCGGAGGCGAACATGGAGCGGCGGTCGTCATCTATCTGGCTGCTGTCACCCTCCACCAGGCGGCTCTTCCGCTGACGGCGTCGCGCAAAGATCTCCTCGTAGTCTTTGCTGACCTGGTCCTCCTCCTCGGCTCGCCTCCTCCTTCGCGCTGGCTGGCCCTCGGGGACAGAagatccctcctctttcttcgggTCTTTGGAGGTGGGTGCTTCACCTCCGTTCGTTCCTTCCTGCTGAGGCAATCTCCTTCGTCTCGGAGCTTCAGCGGGTTCCTCTTTTGGGGGCTCTTGGTTCGAATCATTCTCCAGAcgcttgctttttctctttctccgttcgGCAACCAGTTCCTCGAATTTCTTAAGAACAGTGAGATTGGAAATGTCGCTAAACAGTCCTCCAATCGTTGCTTCCGCTGCCTCTTCATTTTCCGTTCTTCTCCCTTCGTCTTGCAGCCGCTTGCACCGCTTCTGCCGTCGGTTCCTCCTGGCCTCTGTCCTCCCTTCTGGAGCTGCGCTCCTTGACTGTGCTCTCTTCCATGTCGGATTTCGCAGTCTGTGTCTCGTCCACTTTTGGCGATTCTCTTTTATCCTCCCGGATTGAAGGTTTTTCCGTTTCGTCGCCTTTTCTTATCGAGTGGGACTTCTCAGGGTAGCTTTCTTGTTTGGCTTTATCATTTTCCTTGGCCTTCGTCTTCCCGTCATGTGCGTCCGGAGCTCGGTCATGCAAGGAACTGCAGTCGTCAAGCACAGATATAACAGTGGCAGGTGAGTCACCGAAGCTGCCCTTGTTATTTATGCTATGACGCAGCGCCTCTTCCTGCTCCGCTTTTACCTCTCGTTTCTTTATGTTTCTGTCCCTTTTCTCCTTGCGTTCCTCTGCTGTTTCTCGTTTAGGTTCGATGGCATTTTCTTGGCTCTCTTCGTGCCGCtctgcctcctccctttctccacttcgTTGTCTTTCATTCCCTTCGTCAACCTCTCGCTCCCTCCGGTCTCGCTCCCTTCCCTCTTGCTCGGGTTCTCTGGCTTCCGGGCTCTTTGCTTCCTGTTCGCGCTTCTGTTTCCtcagtctcctttcctctttttcttttcgcttttccaTTTCCAGTCGGCGAAGGTCTTGCAATAAGTTTTCGTCACCGCTCTGAGCACTTCGTAGCGCCTCTtttattcttgctttttcttctcgccgttttcttctcttttcctttcgttcctccttctccctccgtcttCGGAGTGCCTCGTCACCGATGTTTTCAATTTCATGCACTTCGCACTTTGCTTCTGGTTCCTTTGATTCTTGATCGCGgttatttctcttcttatctttcctttcctctttctccctctcgtcacATTGCAGATTCTGAATTTCCTTTAGAGCGTTATCCTGTGTATGTGTCGTTTCCTTAATTCTGTCCCCTTCCTTatcctttgtttgtttctttggttcTTCTTTTGTAGTTCTCCCATGCTCTTCCTTCGTTTTTGGCGTTGCTTCTTTATGTTCTTCGATATTCtgttttacttccttttctttcgaatcTTCCCTTTTAGTTtgtccttcctccacctcttccttgccttctttaacatattcttctttttgttttgatttcttccgtctctctagatttatctttatttcatgtcTCATTAggtctatctcctcctctttcttatatttctcttcccgttttttcttcctctgaagcCTTTCCTCTTCAAGCAGTCGTTctatttcttcatcctctttctttttctcgccgCGTTGCTTCGGTGCTTCACCTTCCTTTACGTTCTCATCATTTGTCTTATCCTTATCTGTTACTGTCTCGTCGGTTTTACTTTTGTTCATCGTCTCGGCAATGGTCTTGTTCAGGCTGTTGATGTCCTTCTCCCCTTTGACGACGGACTTCTCGATCACCCACAGCATCCCGACGTCGGCCTCAGCCCCGTCGGGACTTTGTCTGCGTTTGCTGCTCAGATCGGAGGCGTCCTTATTATCCTCCTTATTCTTGTCGACGTCAGGCAgtgagtccttggagtccttgtgTTCTTTGGCATCTCCTCTCAGTTGGCTTATATCCACCACGTGTCCTTTCAACGCGTCTTGTATTGtctggatatttttctttttctctaataTAATGTCTTTCAATTTTGTAATTTCAATTTCGCTACCTAGGTTCTGACCTGTCGGGGTTGGTTGGTCAGCAGCCTTCTCTTCTTGACTTTCATTTTTGACATTTACTTCCTCGCATTCATTAGATAATGCTTCATCAGCTACCTCGGCAATTGTCTCCATATGCCTTATTACATCTTTAGAAAGGTCATTTTCCTCGGTGTCAGTCATCTGCTCATAATCATCTACGTCGCTTGATTCGTCGTCTGTATATATCGTGTGAGTTTTCATGTAATCACTGATTAATCCCCCCGGGTCGTGGTCAGTACTTCTGCATTCAAAGGAATGTTCTACCTCAGTAGAATCCCCGTTTCCTTCCGAGTCTTCGGAGTTCTCTAAACTGCTAGCGACATTTTGTAAGACGATGCTGACCTGCATATCAACTTCACTTACGTCAATGTCATCATTAaagctctcccttctctctggaAAGACAAAGGTTACTTCGCAAGACTCGTCGCTGGAATCTACTTGAGGTTTGTCAGTACGTTCTTGCAAATGATCTTCCTCTGGCGACGTTTTGGCGGTGTCATACACTGAATTTTCGACCTCTACATCTACGGGGGACTCGGTTTCCTTTTCCTGTTCTAGCTCCACTGGCTCTTGAGATATCTCGAGCTTCACATCTACAGGAGACTCAGTTTTCTCTTCCTGTTCTGGCTTCACCGTTTCTGGTGATAactctttgtcttcctctatgATTACGATTTTCTTCGTGCCTTGACTTTCGTTGTTCTTCTGACCTGTGCTGGAATATTCATCACACTGCATCTCATCTCTCTGAATAATTTCATTATCCTTTACGTCATTCGGTACCTTATCTGAAATCGTTTCTTCGAGTCCAGCGCGgttctttccttcaccctctgTGGTATCTTTTTGCTCTGTTTCCTTCCCAGGTTTCTGCGCCTTCGGAATGAGCGTGTGGCAGTGGTCCATTACATAGCCAGATAAATTGTCCATTGCAGGTACTGATTCCTTCGGAATTTCATCTGTGTTCTGTACTGCGTGCTTATCCACGTCAGGAGTCTTGAGAACCACAACGTTAGCTTTTTCATCCGTGGATCTTTCTGATATCTGCGTCTCGGTTTCTTGTGTG comes from Penaeus monodon isolate SGIC_2016 chromosome 2, NSTDA_Pmon_1, whole genome shotgun sequence and encodes:
- the LOC119582349 gene encoding trichohyalin-like; this encodes MKEWVRLFSDVVTRAFYGTRTPAATPASGSNEDPAQQTPAASPPLTAVTSLPTAGNAATGPPPPPLATPPQTPPCAPLGFPQSSSAPVSIPPSLPKDGQQSASARQSSPAGAAQSLWSRFYGSAPPTQPQEKAVSDTGQERGRGRGRGRGGGRGRGRGASLEGGNDSPKLPKGNQHPQKPSPSSSPHSARNSNSSVPPRPKRPGSWRQLPGALSRSLSPEKPSVTQPPPVDEDGFTLVQRRSKPGRPPPSPRSNGAASQGEDTFYDAQSSYDVFVKDDFVLNKDDFPGIQKGNGTSQRPGASRSPSTHKRPASQESGNCNRARSSSANDGSSQKEESKEQPNKSSKNQNRKLLSVSQSPTRNKQEKAKDKKNEAEKQKVKPEVIKQDQALLQKQQKDQKTFESENDISRLKETPDDKRCGATVGKHTQKNEVEIDELNASVDSQKKSTKKVDNKKPESKVAIGENEKLVNDASDKGKPIDNNEEFTVNNENRPKKTKKKNKRKSGKSDNLEAEDASATKEQQVSLPVGPQEKSCESDRQIDHTQETETQISERSTDEKANVVVLKTPDVDKHAVQNTDEIPKESVPAMDNLSGYVMDHCHTLIPKAQKPGKETEQKDTTEGEGKNRAGLEETISDKVPNDVKDNEIIQRDEMQCDEYSSTGQKNNESQGTKKIVIIEEDKELSPETVKPEQEEKTESPVDVKLEISQEPVELEQEKETESPVDVEVENSVYDTAKTSPEEDHLQERTDKPQVDSSDESCEVTFVFPERRESFNDDIDVSEVDMQVSIVLQNVASSLENSEDSEGNGDSTEVEHSFECRSTDHDPGGLISDYMKTHTIYTDDESSDVDDYEQMTDTEENDLSKDVIRHMETIAEVADEALSNECEEVNVKNESQEEKAADQPTPTGQNLGSEIEITKLKDIILEKKKNIQTIQDALKGHVVDISQLRGDAKEHKDSKDSLPDVDKNKEDNKDASDLSSKRRQSPDGAEADVGMLWVIEKSVVKGEKDINSLNKTIAETMNKSKTDETVTDKDKTNDENVKEGEAPKQRGEKKKEDEEIERLLEEERLQRKKKREEKYKKEEEIDLMRHEIKINLERRKKSKQKEEYVKEGKEEVEEGQTKREDSKEKEVKQNIEEHKEATPKTKEEHGRTTKEEPKKQTKDKEGDRIKETTHTQDNALKEIQNLQCDEREKEERKDKKRNNRDQESKEPEAKCEVHEIENIGDEALRRRREKEERKEKRRKRREEKARIKEALRSAQSGDENLLQDLRRLEMEKRKEKEERRLRKQKREQEAKSPEAREPEQEGRERDRREREVDEGNERQRSGEREEAERHEESQENAIEPKRETAEERKEKRDRNIKKREVKAEQEEALRHSINNKGSFGDSPATVISVLDDCSSLHDRAPDAHDGKTKAKENDKAKQESYPEKSHSIRKGDETEKPSIREDKRESPKVDETQTAKSDMEESTVKERSSRREDRGQEEPTAEAVQAAARRREKNGK